GTGCTGGGTGCCGCTGATAACTTTGTCTGGTACGCAGAAGAAGCCAAGCGTGTCAACGGAGAAACGATCCCATCCTCGGTTGCGAACAAGCGCATCATGGTGCTGCGTCAGCCAGTAGGAGTGGTAGGGGCGATTACCCCGTGGAACTTCCCAGTGAACATGGTTGCACGTAAGATCGCTCCGGCTTTGGCTGCGGGCTGCACGGTGGTATTAAAGCCAGCAGAAAGCACGCCGCTGTCTGCGATTCGCATGTTTGAGCTGATTGAGCAGGCTGGATTTCCAAAAGGCGTCGTAAACCTTGTCATTGGAAATCCAGAATCGATTGGGAAGGAGTTCATCGACAATCCGAAGCTCTCCAAAATCGGATTTACAGGCTCCACTCGTGTCGGCAAGCTGCTGATGGAGGGCGCGGCAAAGCAAGTGAAGCGCGTCAGCATGGAGCTTGGCGGTCACGCACCGTTCATCGTATTCCCGGATGCCGATCTGGATGCAGCCGTAAAAGGTCTGTTTGAGAGCAAGTTCCGCAACTCCGGTCAAATGTGCATTTGCACGAACCGTCTGTACGTCCACGAGGATGTCGCAGATGCGTTCACAGAAAAGCTGGTAGAGCGTCTGAAGCGTGCGAAGGTAGGCGATGGACGCCAGAAAGAGACGGAGATCGGTCCACTGGTGAACGAGCGTGCCTTGAACAAGGTGCTCGAGCATATCGAGGACGCCAAGGACAAAGGCGGGCAAGTGGTATACGGCGGAAATCGTTTGGTTGAAGGTGATTATGCGAAGGGCTTCTATTGCGAACCGACCTTGCTTGCTGGCGTTACATCGGATATGAAAATCTCTTTTGAGGAAACGTTCGGTCCTGTCGTT
This genomic stretch from Brevibacillus sp. DP1.3A harbors:
- a CDS encoding NAD-dependent succinate-semialdehyde dehydrogenase, whose amino-acid sequence is MGEYKQMFINGEWVTAESGESIQITNPATGETVGTVTFGDGRDANKAIDAAHQAFASWSRLTARERAKYLYNLSELVKNNRDELAGIISAEMGKPLGEAKGEVLGAADNFVWYAEEAKRVNGETIPSSVANKRIMVLRQPVGVVGAITPWNFPVNMVARKIAPALAAGCTVVLKPAESTPLSAIRMFELIEQAGFPKGVVNLVIGNPESIGKEFIDNPKLSKIGFTGSTRVGKLLMEGAAKQVKRVSMELGGHAPFIVFPDADLDAAVKGLFESKFRNSGQMCICTNRLYVHEDVADAFTEKLVERLKRAKVGDGRQKETEIGPLVNERALNKVLEHIEDAKDKGGQVVYGGNRLVEGDYAKGFYCEPTLLAGVTSDMKISFEETFGPVVPLVRFTEEADVVQMANDTRYGLAAYVYTRDNQRCFRMAELLEYGIVGINDGSPTQTQAPFGGFKESGIGREGGRYGMDEYLETKFVSFGL